A single Nostoc sp. PCC 7107 DNA region contains:
- a CDS encoding APC family permease, whose amino-acid sequence MSVSNSPTQLKRELGVFGATLMGLGSIVGTGVFVSIGIAAGIAGPAVILAVVIGAIVATFNGLNSAQLAANHAVSGGTYEYGYKYLTPAFGFTAGWMFLVAKTASAATAALGFAGYFLNILGWNSSWVVPVAVLAVIVMTLIVLSGIRRSNLANTVIVSVTLLSLSLFILVCLPRAATEGMTKTPFFTSSPGAILHASALMFVAYTGYGRIATMGEEARSPRVTIPKAMIICLLLTMLLYIVVATVGIGAVGADFLSDATGQSKAAPLEVIARSVAGSGAALVLAIGAMTAMLGVLLNLILGLSRVLLAMGRRSDAPRFLARLNREQNSPYWAVVVVGIAIALLVFLGNVKTTWSFSAFSVLIYYAITNLASLKLSVSERLYPVWIGWLGLLSCLFLAFWVESAIWQVGLGLIVAGLIWHKVRRATSSVV is encoded by the coding sequence ATGTCCGTTAGCAATTCACCAACCCAACTCAAACGCGAGTTAGGGGTTTTTGGTGCAACCCTGATGGGATTGGGTTCGATTGTCGGAACGGGTGTATTTGTCAGTATTGGGATTGCAGCGGGGATAGCTGGGCCGGCGGTAATTCTGGCGGTGGTAATTGGGGCGATTGTGGCAACTTTTAATGGTTTGAATAGCGCCCAGTTAGCTGCTAATCATGCTGTTAGTGGCGGTACTTATGAATATGGTTATAAATATCTGACTCCGGCTTTTGGCTTTACCGCAGGTTGGATGTTTTTGGTAGCGAAGACTGCTTCTGCTGCTACCGCAGCTTTAGGCTTTGCTGGATATTTTCTGAATATTTTGGGGTGGAATAGCAGTTGGGTTGTACCTGTGGCTGTATTAGCCGTGATAGTTATGACTTTAATTGTATTAAGCGGGATTCGGCGGTCTAATTTGGCTAATACAGTGATTGTTTCAGTCACCTTACTGTCTTTAAGTTTATTTATCCTGGTTTGTCTACCTCGTGCAGCAACAGAGGGTATGACAAAGACACCTTTTTTTACTAGTTCTCCAGGGGCGATACTTCACGCCAGCGCGTTGATGTTTGTGGCTTACACTGGTTATGGTCGCATTGCGACAATGGGCGAAGAAGCGCGATCGCCCAGAGTTACAATTCCCAAAGCGATGATTATTTGTTTGCTGCTGACAATGCTGTTATATATAGTTGTCGCAACTGTTGGTATTGGGGCTGTAGGGGCAGATTTTTTAAGTGATGCTACAGGACAAAGCAAAGCAGCACCTTTAGAAGTTATCGCCCGCAGTGTCGCAGGTTCAGGTGCAGCTTTGGTGTTAGCTATAGGTGCAATGACAGCAATGTTGGGGGTGCTGTTGAACTTGATTTTAGGCTTATCTCGCGTGTTATTGGCAATGGGTCGCCGTTCTGATGCGCCGAGATTTTTAGCCAGACTCAACCGCGAACAGAATTCCCCATATTGGGCTGTAGTGGTGGTGGGAATTGCGATCGCACTTTTAGTGTTTTTAGGTAATGTTAAAACTACTTGGTCGTTTAGTGCTTTTAGCGTTTTAATTTATTACGCAATTACTAACTTAGCTTCTCTCAAACTGAGTGTATCCGAAAGACTATATCCTGTATGGATAGGTTGGTTAGGCTTGTTATCTTGCTTATTTCTAGCTTTTTGGGTAGAGTCTGCTATCTGGCAAGTTGGTTTAGGATTGATTGTAGCGGGGTTGATTTGGCATAAAGTTCGACGGGCTACATCATCGGTAGTGTAA
- a CDS encoding iron uptake porin translates to MSDILRNSLGIASIFIGLNAIAATTASANPTIPSNVISETNIADFEPEPQNEIQGQVTSVSQLTDVQPTDWAFQALQSLVERYGCIAGYPNSTYRGNRALTRYEFAAGLNACLNRVNELIATSTADLVTKEDLATLQKLQTDFAETLTEVRGRVDTLENRTAILENQQFSTTTKFNGEVIFSVGGVFGEDRAIDSDRFRAGATGGTRLTNNIVFSDRIRLNFVTSFTGKDQLLTRLEANNTAVNNAVSGTNMTRLSWDGSTNNEFILGKLFYRFPVGDKLNVIVDAIGGEFYDNFNNFNPLLASIPLGAISRASRFSPIYRASNTGSGAGFGSGVSVNYKLSDAITLSGGYLARRGDNPTAGRGLFDGSYGALAQLAFQPNKDLSLGLTYAHSYFSGANNDVAVSGLYGGSFADQPFGAGAGSTAASPRGIATSANHYSFQASYRLNPKFVLSGWLGYTSAIAETTFSPNVNRGDQADIWNWAVTFAFPDLGKKGNLGGIIFGQPPKVTDNDFGENVRTATSARREDSDTSYRLEALYRYQINDNISITPGLLVIFNPEHNTNNDTIYTGILRTTFRF, encoded by the coding sequence ATGTCTGATATTCTGCGTAATTCATTAGGGATAGCATCAATATTTATCGGGTTGAATGCGATCGCAGCAACAACCGCATCTGCCAATCCGACCATACCAAGCAATGTTATTTCTGAGACAAATATTGCAGATTTCGAGCCAGAACCGCAGAACGAAATTCAAGGCCAGGTAACATCTGTATCGCAACTTACAGATGTGCAACCTACAGATTGGGCATTCCAAGCATTGCAATCATTAGTCGAGCGTTATGGTTGTATTGCAGGCTACCCAAATAGCACCTATCGCGGCAATCGCGCCCTCACTCGTTATGAATTTGCCGCAGGTTTGAATGCTTGTTTGAATCGAGTCAATGAATTGATTGCAACTAGTACAGCAGACTTAGTAACCAAAGAAGACTTAGCAACTTTACAAAAACTGCAAACAGATTTTGCTGAGACTCTGACAGAAGTGAGAGGAAGAGTTGATACCTTAGAAAATCGCACTGCTATCTTAGAAAATCAGCAATTTTCCACCACCACCAAATTCAATGGAGAAGTAATTTTTAGTGTGGGGGGTGTGTTTGGTGAAGATAGAGCCATAGACTCTGACCGATTTAGAGCAGGAGCCACAGGTGGCACCCGTTTGACAAATAATATCGTATTTAGCGATCGCATCCGGCTCAACTTTGTTACTAGCTTCACTGGGAAAGACCAACTATTAACGCGTTTAGAAGCGAATAACACCGCCGTTAATAATGCAGTTTCAGGTACAAATATGACCCGTCTCTCTTGGGATGGCAGCACCAATAACGAGTTTATACTTGGTAAATTATTTTATCGCTTCCCTGTAGGTGACAAACTCAATGTGATTGTTGACGCAATTGGAGGGGAATTTTACGACAACTTCAACAACTTCAACCCCTTATTAGCATCAATTCCTTTAGGTGCAATTTCCCGCGCTAGTCGTTTTTCCCCCATCTACCGCGCTAGTAACACTGGTTCAGGTGCTGGTTTTGGTTCAGGAGTTAGTGTGAACTACAAACTCAGCGATGCAATTACTTTATCTGGCGGTTATCTTGCCAGACGAGGTGATAATCCCACTGCGGGAAGAGGTTTATTTGATGGTAGTTATGGCGCTTTAGCACAATTGGCATTCCAGCCGAACAAAGACCTTTCTTTGGGATTGACCTACGCCCACTCCTACTTTAGTGGTGCTAATAATGATGTAGCGGTTTCTGGGCTGTATGGTGGTTCCTTTGCTGACCAGCCCTTTGGTGCTGGCGCTGGAAGTACGGCTGCAAGTCCCCGTGGAATCGCCACTTCTGCCAATCACTATAGTTTTCAAGCCAGCTATCGTTTAAATCCTAAATTTGTCTTGTCTGGTTGGCTTGGGTATACTAGTGCGATCGCCGAAACTACATTTTCACCTAACGTCAATCGCGGTGATCAAGCAGATATCTGGAATTGGGCAGTGACTTTTGCTTTCCCTGACTTGGGTAAAAAAGGTAACTTAGGTGGTATAATATTTGGTCAACCACCAAAAGTCACAGACAATGACTTTGGCGAAAATGTGCGTACCGCTACTAGCGCTCGTCGGGAAGACTCTGATACCTCCTATCGTTTAGAAGCATTGTATCGCTACCAAATCAATGATAATATCTCAATTACACCCGGATTACTCGTAATATTTAACCCCGAACATAACACCAATAACGATACAATCTACACTGGTATCCTTCGGACTACATTCCGATTCTAG
- a CDS encoding Uma2 family endonuclease, producing the protein METLTLNIPPAVGLTDEQFYQLCIANDEWCIELTAEGELIIMPPTGGESGIQNSELTTELTLWNRQAKLGKVFDSSTEFRLPNGAYRSPDAAWVKQERWDALTPDQRRRFPLICPDFVIELRSQTDSLKKLRAKMQEYRDNGASLGWLIDPITPLVEIYRPGVEVEMINFTFEQPPTLSGEDVLPGFILSLTTILNP; encoded by the coding sequence ATGGAAACTCTCACCCTCAACATACCACCCGCAGTAGGTTTGACAGACGAGCAGTTTTATCAACTGTGTATAGCCAATGATGAATGGTGCATAGAACTTACTGCTGAAGGAGAATTAATCATTATGCCCCCAACTGGCGGCGAAAGTGGCATCCAAAATTCTGAACTCACAACCGAATTGACTTTATGGAATCGTCAAGCCAAGTTAGGAAAAGTTTTTGATTCCTCCACGGAATTTCGCTTACCAAATGGTGCTTATCGTTCGCCGGATGCTGCGTGGGTGAAGCAAGAACGCTGGGATGCACTAACACCAGACCAACGGCGACGCTTTCCACTAATCTGCCCTGATTTTGTGATTGAATTACGCTCTCAAACTGATTCTCTCAAAAAACTGCGGGCTAAAATGCAGGAGTATCGAGATAATGGTGCAAGTTTGGGTTGGTTAATTGACCCTATTACACCTTTAGTAGAAATTTATCGTCCTGGTGTTGAGGTGGAAATGATCAATTTTACCTTTGAACAACCACCTACATTGTCGGGTGAAGATGTATTGCCCGGATTCATCTTATCTTTAACTACAATACTTAATCCTTGA